CGCCGGGATGGTGGGGTCCCAGGGGCTCCGGGCTGGATGGCGGGGTCCCacgggttgggggggggggtgtttgtgtgtCCCCTGTGCTGGCAGCCGGGACGCGGGGCTCACCGGTGggtttccccccctcctcccggcGCTGCAGATCTCCGACAGGATGGGTCTCCTGACGCATCTCTACCGCACCTTCGAGAAGTCCAAGTTTGCGGGATTTTGCCAGAAGCTGGCGGAGGGTAGGGAAGCCCCTTCCCCGGGGGGCGCAGGGGGAAGGGGCCGTACGCGGGGGCAGCCCGTCCCTGGGGTGATTGGGGCAGCCCCTCCCTGCCACCCTCGGTCCCCGCCTGGGGACTGTCACCCTTTGCCGTCCCTCCCCGGGACGGCTCCCCGGACCCGATCTCTGCCCCCGGCGCACCCTTTGCCCTGAGCACCCTCCGCCctcgtcgggggggggggtgggtacGTGCCGCTCCCCACACACAGCCCAGCCCGGCTTGCGAGCCCCAGCGGGTGCAGGAGGGGTCCCGGGTCGCCgtcccactcccccccccccccccaggcgcCCAGGCTGGGGACCTGCTCTGCTGCCATGTCTTCAACAAGGCTGGCGAGGTCCTGGCTCGCCACGTCGTCGCCGTGCTGCCTAAAATCGACAGGGTGAGAGTtgctggggatggggaagggggtgcacggggtggggggggggtcccagtgCCGGCTCTCACccactgcccccctccccccccccccccagagcctgttcctgggggagctggggctgcccatCGTCTGCGTGGGCTCTGTCTGGAACAGCTGGGAGAGGATGCGGGCGGGTGAGTTggagggatgggggctgctggggggggggggggggggtgtgctgCGGTTCCCCCGTAACCCCGACCCTGTGTGTCCCCCTCCAGGGTTCATCCACGTGCTGGCACAGGCGCGGGAGGAGGCCCCCGGCCACGTCTTCTCCCGGTTCAGCCTCCTGAAGCTGAAGCGTTCCTCGGCGCTGGGGGGGGCCCGCTTGGGCGCCAGGAGCATCGGCCAGGCTCTGCCCTTGGACTACGCCGGCAACGTGGACGTCTTCTACACCCACGTCTTCTAGCCGTgtccccccctgctccccccacctcctgccccacGGCCCCCCGGGACGGAGGGACCCTCCGCACGCGGCGGCGGCGGTCGGGACAATCGGTTTTgtaattttgcaataaaaaggTTTCACCACCCGAAGGGAAACGGGCCGGGAGCCggcgcgggggcagcggggcagcgtGGGGCCGGGAGCATGGCTCGGCGGCCACGGGGAGAGGAACCGGCCCCGGCGCAGCCGTGGTGGGGCTGCTGGAAAATGAACTAAAATGGAGCTCGAAGGTTCCCGTTTCGGTGCCCGGGGAGAGCGGGCTGCAGCGGCCGTGGCCGTGGGTGCTGCCCAGGCCTGCCTGGAGGCTGAGCCTGCCGGCAAGGGCAGGGATGGGGTCTGGCGCTCGTGGCAGCTGGACCCACGCAGAACAggaggggagagctgctggggaggagaaagaagaggaggaggaaggaggatgcCTTGAGTACCCAGGGCGCGCACCAAGTCAGCGGGGTGCGGGTACCTCCTGCCAGCGGCTCCGGGGACCACGgcgatggggaggagggggaaggacaCGATGCTGCTGGGCGCTAACAGCGAGCAGCGGCCCTGGCGAAAGGGGAAGGCTGGGGCTGGTCCTGCCCCCGTTGAGTTCAAGCAGCTTTCCTGGGGCTGGTCTTCAGttaaaagggaagaaggaaaaagaaaagccccctttttttttttgtttttttttgcttcttgcgTATAAAACAAGCGGGAAGGGGCTGTGCCTGATCTAAAGCACAAACCCAGAAGCTGCCTCTTCCTTCGAGGAAGACTGGCTGGGAAGCGCAGGCGGCACTGGGACGGGCACGGAGCTCACGTACCGAGCGGGGCTGATCCCGCAGGCTCACTCTGCCACGGCAGGCTGCTCCGTGCCCGGCTCCGCCAGCACGGTGTCCCAGCAAGGCTCCTCCGCACGCCAACGGCCTCGTCCAGCAGCAGGACGAAGCCGTGGGGCCAGGCGCTGGGGTTTGCAATACCCTGTGTCCAGCcgggggaagaagcagcagaagaggcaGTGGCCTCCATGCTGGGAATCCTCCTCCCCTggctttcaaatttttttttttaaattttattttctgggtGCCAAGTTCCCGACCAGGCATAAACCGGAGCCGTTTCCTCCCCCAGCCATTTcaggctctgcccagccagctccacgggagccccagcccctggcagagGATGCTGGAAGCCGGCCCCGCAGCGGAGCCGAGCGGAGGGAACGGTACCGTCGCGGGGGTGAAGGAGGAAAATCCTCCAGGAGCTTCCCACCGGGGCCGAGACATCAGACGAGCTGGTGTTGGAGACCCTACCCCTTCTCCAGGCAAGACTTCTGCACTGCTCAGTtccaaaaagtttatttttaataacgcATTGTCTGAAATTTACAGCACGTCAGAGGgttgggggtgggttttttttgtaagaaatcaaacagaaaccagagaaaggggctgggggtgtgtgtgggggggaaacTGCGCTACCGCTACAAAAGAAGTTTGCCCAGCGTACAGCTGCCCTTCCCCGCGCCCCGGATCACGTCCCGCAAAGCCCCGGGGCACGGCCTGAGCTCCGGCCCCGGAGCGGAGGGAGCCTCCGGCAGCTGGAGGCGACCGCGCAGGCGCTGAAGGCACGGGTTGTACCGGGAAACAGGAGAACTCAACCCAAACCAACCCATACCTCTGGGCAGCAATATTTAAGATGACGGGCACCTATTTAGGTGGGCACCTTCAACAGGCTGCCGGCTCCAGCTGCGGTAGTGTCAGGGTTTAGTGCTGGTTTTAAGACCGGCAGCCAGAGGCGGGAGATCTGTTGAGTTACGGAGCGGACTGTAACAGAGAGCAGCCGAGTTAAATCAGCTCAAACCTCCGCTCGCCATTAGTGTGTTTGCGGTCCGATAACCCCGGGCCCTCCCGCTGAGCTCGCCGCCGGCGGGAGCTGCGGCCGCCGGCTTTGCTGTGCCGAGCTAATGGAGACGGAGCAAGCCCTCGGCTGTCGAGTGGCCATTAGCTTCCGTCTCTGCAAACCCCGCAGGGACCTGTAATCCCCCTCCATTAACTACTCCGTTTAAGTAAAGGGAATACTGGAAGTAACTGCACCCGGGAGGCGAGATTTACACGGATGAGCAAGAACTCACCCCAAACGTTACTAGAGCCAGTAACTACTTTAATCGTTAGGCTACTCCCCTCACCGAGGAGCTCCTGCTTCCTCTGGATACAGATTTCTGACCCCGGCTCTCCAAAGGAGCCCACGCTAAGGACATGATTGAAAATACCAGGAGCGCCCAGGGCCGTGGTTCGGGGAGCTGaagcccagccagctcctgccgatGGGGAAGGAGGTCCCCAAGAGCAAGTTCACCCGACAGGCACGGATGCTGCTCACCAACAGCCGCTCCGGCGGCTTTGCCTTGAAGGCCACCCGCCACCAGAGCCTCAGCAAAGGGCACCGCAGGGACCAGCACGAAGACgctgcccaccacctcctctgTCTACGTCTGCGGGTGCTCCTCGGGGCTCAGACTCATCTTGGCAGAGGGTCCTTCTCCCAGGGAGGCTGCTTGACACCAACTCCCCACCGCTCCACTCTGCTGAGAACGGGCTCTAATGGGTTTTTCTCGGATTTATTTCAATGAGAAAGGAAGGTACGGATGCTTCAGAGCCACAGCCCATAGTGCTGGATAAGCTcaagagctggggggggggggaattcttTAAGAAGACGTATTTTGTAGGAGCAGCCCTTCCCTTGGGAAGGACAGCCGGGGTGGTGTCTGAGGGGTCTGGTCTCTCCTAAGAGCTCCCGCAACCGATTAAGCAGGCAGGACTCTCATCTACCAGCAGAGAAGCGTATGAGTTGGTGTTCAGCACCTACCGGCGAGCTCGGGCAGGCTGCTGCTTGGAGGAATTTAGGGTTTACAGTCTTGTTACACTTCACTTTTCCTTTAGCGAAAGAAATCCTGTTTAACGGAAACAGGGAAAGCCAGCGCGGCTCCTGGCCCAGGCTCGCCGCCtctggggagggagcaggcggGCAGGGGGATCCCTACAAATTCTACTTAAACAAGAAAACATGACTTTTCCACTAGCAGGTTTGAAGCGCGCGTTGAAATGGGCCTCTGAAGCAGGGGGAGTGCTGGACTCCAGGGCAGACCTAAGGGCTGCAAGTCCTAGAAAGcaaaaactggcaaaaaaaaaaagtgatagacGATACAAAgggagagtttaaaaaaaaggaaaaaaaagagaaaaaaaggaaaaaaaaggtacttgAAGCGTAGAGCAAGATTTCGCCACATTGCAGCAACTCCGCTACGGCGCAGAGTCCAGCCGGGGGCCGATCCccctccctgcttcccccccgccACCTTCCCCCGGAGCAGGGACACAGTCTTTCCAAAGCCTGCCTTGACGGTCAGTACTTCACGCCGGGCACAAACTCCTTGGCATCTGGATTCAAGTTGCTTTTGCTctggaagagaagagggaagggggggggggccccaTCAGCGGTCCGAATACCGGCACCCCCCCGCCAAGCATCCCTCCGCGGACCCCCACCCCGAAGGCGCCCTGTCCCGGCAGCCGCTTGCCAAGGATGCTCTTCCAGCCACGCAAGCAGGTTTTCACCACTCTAAACCTCTCTATGGGCTCGGGGCGCTCAGCACCCCTGGAGCACACCTGGCTGGTCCTCCCGTGCCTCTCCAGCCTGCCAGGACACCCCGGCTCTGCCCAAAAGGCAAGAGAAGTCCCAGCTTGCCCTGggaccagagcccagctcacGCGCGAGCGGCAGCCCCATCCCTCGACTTCTGGAGAGCAAGTTCTGCAAAGCTGGATACTTTTGTCTTTAGGAAACGCGGCTAAAACGAACAGCCTCGCGGAAAACTCCAGAATGCGTCGTCACCGGTGCATTATCACCAGCTCTTGCACCgacactccctccccccccggccaGTAAGGAAACCCCCCATGGAAATGCCCCCCCTGCTTCCCAGGACAGGTCCTCTGCTCTTCGCCAGACCTCGCAGCACGTCCTCCAAGGCCCTTACCAGAATGTCCTCCGAACTGTGGCCGTCGCCGACGGAGAGCccgttcagctgctgctgcagctgccccatgccctggggcaggtcgcgcgATGGAATGAACCAGTCCTGGTCTTcctcctccagcatctcctggAAGCAGCGGTCGAGGaactcctgctcctgcagctcctcctccacCTGCCCAAACACAGCCGTCAGTCAAGGAACAAACGACCCGTCTTGGCGTTTTCCATACGCTGTCCCCACCTGGTAAAAGCGGAGCCTGCAACGTGCCTACCTCACCTCGGTACCCGTCCGTGCCTCAGAAACACTGCGGTAGAGCCCGAGTTATATTTCAAACCTAGACGAACGCAGCTTTGTCGACTTGCCTGTAGCCAACCCCAGGATGTGCGAGGGCACGACACCCGGGCACCTTTCGAGCGGAGCAAAGCCGCGCTCAGGCATCGCTTCCCGGCCACTGCAGACCGCCGGGGCGGGGAGATGCAGCCTGCGAGGCTCACGGCACCGGGCGAATCCGGAAGGGAACCGGACGGGATTTACGGGACGTCCGGACGCAGCAGCGCACGCACAGGATTTCAGGCTGCCAGGCTCCAAGCAGCGCTCGCTGCAGAACGAACGGGGTGGCTAATAAAGTCACAACCGGGAAGCAGCGCTAGGGGTGCGCGTCGTCGTGCGGATCCTCCGCTACGGAGCGATGCGGTAGCTCTGCCAGCCCGTATTTTGCTGTCTTGCTTCCCGTACTTCTCCGGTTCGCTAAACCGGCTCCGCTCAGCCCCCTCGGCGGACCGGTGCTCTGCAAGCACCGACGCAGGGTGGCAGTCGGCTCCCGTCGAGTGCACCACGGATGACGCCATCTCCGCTGCAGGAAAACTCCTCCCGAGGCCGAGGAAAGCCGCAGGACCTGGCTCGGGCTCCCGGCGCAGGGGAGCGCAGGCAGGAGAGACGGGCAGGAGGGTGGGCCCGGGGGTCCCGTCCTTACCCTCGAGCAGGCACGTACCGTTAGTGGGTCGCATTAACCAGCTGCTCCCATCTTCCGGGCTGGTTTTCTCTGGATGCCGACTGGAGCAAAGCAAgcgaggcagggagctgggcagcccgTGCCGCCGGCGGCCTCCTGCTAAACAGGCACGTGGTCGCCAGAAAATGAGCAGACGGGGCGACAGCCAGAAAACAGCACGGTTTTGAGCAGCTGTTACTGAGGCCAAGAGGGCCGAGTGAATCCATGAACCGCAAAATGCTCTGAAGAGCTTAAACCCTTCCATTTCACCAGAAAGCAGAAACTACAATCAAAACTGGCttcctgggggggaaaaaaaaaagaggagctcTGCAACCCACCACGCCCCGTACTGCAGCCTCTGAGCTGGGGACGGGCCGGCAGCCCCTGGCACCGGTGGGCTGCCGGGGTCCCACTGCCCCACCACGGCGTTTACAGAGACCTGCCCGTCAGAAACGGCGTGGGAAGGTAACCCCGGTAAACCTACGGCGCTATCCACTTTCAGGTTATTCACCGCCAGTCCCTGCTACGTTTTAAATCACATCCAGGAAAACTCCTTGCGAGGGTTGCGAAAAGCTCTCTCCTGGTAAAGCTCTCTCACGGTAACCAGGCCTTGGACGCTGTCTCCAGCCTCGGCGACTGGAGGGCTGCTCTCCACCAGCCTTAGAAACCGGTTCGGGGCAGGGGAAAACCCCCTTTACTGCTAGCGAACCGTACCATCGCTATTCTCAACTGGGTTTCCAGAGGCTGTCCTTGAAACGACGTGCTGGCACTAGCACGTGAAaataggatattttaaaaaaaaaaaaaaaacaaccaaacccaaaccaaccaccCCAGGACTGCTGGCTCGCCCCGGCAGGTGACGACGGCGAGGACCGCCCTGGGATCCTGCACTTCTCCAGGGCACTGGACGGAGAGAGCCCAGAGCTTTGTGCATCTCGCGACACTTCAAACCCAGGTGAATATTCCCTCTCCTCCGAGCCTCGGTGCTGCCGGCCGTACTCTAACCGCAGCCCAGCAGCACCCCGTTTCCCTTCCCACACCGGAGCCTTTTCGGTGCACGCAACCGGCCGTCGGGGCCAACGCCAGCGCCGGCTGCGCGCCGGGGACGCGGTGACGACGTCGGTCCTGGAccgggggacagggagggagagaTCCTGGACACGCTCGCACCTGTACCTACCTGCTACCCCCTCTAGCCAGAAACCACGAACTCCTTTGCACCGCATCGCGACGTCCTGAACCAGGACAGAAAGGGCTTAGTATCGGCTCAGGGCTCTTCTTTGGCTTCTTGTGGTATTTAACGCAGCTCTGTCACCTCCTGCCCCAGGCCCTTCGGCACCAACCTCACCTGCTGTCAGCACAGTTTCTTCTCAGCACAAGAGCCCACCACTCCCTTTTTGCCCTCTGGGATGTGCTGGCTCCATGGGAAAAGGAGCGTCGCTAGCATAAATAAGGGAGGAGCGTGCCAAGGAGCCCGTGGGTTTCTGAAAACACCTGCCTGTTCCCCTTGCTCAGTGCCCGGACGGCAGAAACCCTTGCAGGGGCGGGGGGGCAAGGAAGCAGCGTGGCTTCAGAAAGCTgaggaagatggaagagaaagtGGGTCTGGGGGAAGATTCAGCCCCAGGTCTTACAGCAGCCCCAAGCCACTGGGGCTTGCACGTGAAGGCGGCAGAAGCCACCATCGCCACTGAAAGGGACGTgcctgctgtcccccaccccgTGGCCCCCATCGCCGGCGTCTCATCCTCTCCCGGGGACACTCGGGAGCGACTCCGGCCAGGCAGCAGAACGGAGCCAGACGAGAGGCACGAGGCGCAGCGTCCCAAGCCAAGCCCCACGAGTACCCGTGCCGGCCTGAGGATGGCTTCTTCCAGGAGCGCTGCCTTCCGACGGACGAAGATCCTGGCGCAGGACAGCTCTCCCTACCCCGGCCGGTGCCCCACCAGCAGACACATGGAATTCAAAGCCCTTAAAGAGGGACTCCAGCGTCTGTACGAACCGTTTTCCCCCGAGCAGCATTTCACCAGGAGCTGGATGAAGGGCTGAGCTCCCAGGGCATCGCTGAGGAGCTGAAGGGCAAAAGCGAGGGCTGGCAGACCAGGAGAGCACGGGCGAGTATCTCGGCGACACAGTGCCCAACACAGGGAAGCCCTGAGGTCTTGGCTccgtcttcctccttcctccatctTCCTCTGCCTGCACATGCTCCCCTCCGCCTTGCCTCGGCCGCCGCTCCTCCGCCCCGGGACGCTCCCTCCGGCAGGGAGCTGCAGTACGGCTTGCTTTGCACTTTGCCTTCATCAGGCTTTTAATCAAGACGGCgctttacaaacattaactaattaatctaGCACATTTCCATCAGCACAGCTGCTTGTGGGGGCCAGCTGCCGCCTAAAAAACAAAGGCTTTGAGTCACAGCCCGCTAACAGTTGCTAACGTGGTGCGGGGCGGcacaaggctgctgctgctgctgcacgcTCACCAGGAGTTACTGTCAGCGGGCGGCTGCAGTTTCCTCCTGTGGGAACAAGACTTAAGTATTACCATATGGAGATTTTCTGCTGAGAACACCAGTAAAGCTGATGAAATCCTCCTTTGGCGACCGGGAGTGCGGTGGGGACATGAAATCCCTCCGCCCAGCCTGCCCGCAGCTCGGGCGGTCCCTCCCTGCCAGTCTCCTGACACCCCGGTGATGGGAGTCTGGTGCTTGGCCACGCTCGTGGGGACGTTTCAGGGAGGGGACAAGTGTCCAGGAGACTTCAGGTTTCCTGCCAGTAGCACAGCTCAGCCAGCTGAAGGGGCAAGCTCCTTCCTCGGCCAGTTCAAGCCGGCCGACTTCTCCCCAGCTACTGGGATGATGGCAGGAGGGACCAGCGAGCCTCCAGCAAGCTCGTCCCCGCTGCCCTGGCATTTGGATGAAGACCCAAAGCAGAAGCACGAGGAAGACGCTATGCggctgctccctctgctccagctcGCGGGGTCGCGTCGTTATTCCACAGGCAAGAGCTGTTCAAATCCCACCACGATCTACCAGAAGCTCTCGAGAGCTTAGCTGGCCATTTTGGACGCAGCATCTGGTGGCCAAGGCTCCTACCAAGTGGTCTGGCTGCTCCAAGCGTGTTTGGAGCAGCTTTGTGCAAAGTGCAAAGCAGTGAAAACGGTCCGTTTTCACTGAAATGGAGACTTCTACCCGAAATGGGAGGTACTAACTGCAGGAACTCATTGCTGAGATAGCCAGGCTACAAATGCTCTCAAATTTTGAGCACTGATTTTTACGCTGGTCCTCTCCTTCCAGCTGAGCGTGCGGAAAGCGCAGGTCTCTGTTATCACAGCAAAGCAGAGGAGAAGATGACGGTGCCGTCACTGTCCCTCTGAGAAAGATGTGAGAGGGTCAAAGGCATcgtgaggtttctttttttccccgacTTTATCCATCGCATGTCCTTACAAGCAGATCCAACATAAACAGGATGACTCTTCCCTTGAGCCGAGAGCCACCGTCTCCGTGCAGGGCCCGCGCCGGCTGTGACTCACACGCACTTCACGGTGCCCACCAAAGgccacctttccctctcctctaCCCTCACCTCACTTTTAGCGGCAAAAACGCGGAGCTGGCGACCACCCTCCCGGTCTTACCTGTCTGTTGAAGTCTTCTTCGTTCTCCATCCACATGTACTCTGCAAAggggttgttttccttttcatcgTGGCCGTTCACTACTTGGTCCTCTTTGGATTTGGGACTGGACGCCGTCGTACTGGCGAGGTCGGAGCCATTCATCATTACTGATTCTGTGAAGAGAAACAAGGGGGTGAGGGAGCTGCCGGGGACCCCTGTGCCCCAAAACCTGTGCTGGCCGCCCAGCTCCCAGATGGACGCTCGCCGCTGGCCACGCTGATGGGTGACAGCTCAGGCTTCCCGCACAAGAACCTGCTGCTTCCAGGCTGCTTTGTTCGAGGCACGGCGCTATTCCCGActcctcttctctcctcaaaAGCCCTCCGAGCAGCACTACACCTCCCCGGCAGGGGCAGCGTTTATTTTTCACGGTTTTGACCCGTCAGGGATAGTCTGAACATACTTGGTCTGGACTTAGAGCAATGGGTGACCTgaccagcagctcctggagaagTTGTGAACAGGGCTTGGACAGGCACCGGCACCCCAAACCCCGTCCATCCATCcgatttattttaaatctgccaCAAAATACACCAAAAGACCACAACTGGGTTATCACTGCAGTCAACATATCAACACCACGGAGGCAGATTGCCCCCTACcccaaaatactgaattttttgGCAGAACATATGCACGCCAGTTCACGTCCCTTTATCTCTGCcgtaatttctttatttttagaggGCATTTCGCAAAAGCCTGTTGGTTTGCGACATGAAGGCTGCCTTTTTCTAAAGCAGGCATTCGGAGTCCCAGGAGCACGGCCTGAAGCAAGACAAACCTTAGGGAGTCCCAAAACCCGCCTTCCGAAAGGCTCCCGGGAacagacagagagagacacacacagacataaaTGAGACGATAATTCAATAGCGAAACGCGGACTAAGGCCGGCACAACCCTGCTGAAAAACGTCCGAACATCACGTAACGACATCCCAGCTGTACGTTTTACCCTCCCCTGGTAAAGGCTTTATCTGGAGCTGAGCCGCgtccagctccagcccagcactgggGCACAGGGACGAACGGGAGAGCATCCCGCGCGAGCAGGGGCTGGAAAACACGACTTCGTGGGACGAGTGGCAGGAGCGGGTTGCTTTGGTCTCGAGGAGGACGAGAGCCGGGGAGCCCCACACAACAgccagttggaccagatgaccgtcgtaggtcccttccagctgaaatattccATACTACTCCAAGCCCTTTAGGTACAGAAGGAGGTTGCGGAAAAATCAGTCTTTTGTCCTTGTGGATACAGAGGGGCTTTTCCATTTTTGCAGCAGTAGAAACTGGATTTGGAAGGGGAATGGGGTCGGGGAGACCACTAGCGACGACGGGAACTAATACCCTTCGCAGGGGGACAAGCCTCTCCCCAAAACCTTCAGGGAACAGTTAGTGATGGGCGCCAGGGGGGTCCGGGTATGCCTAATCCTGCTTGAGGAATACGAAGACAGATTAGACGACCTCTCAGAGTCTCCGCGAGCCCCTACAAGGCTGTGAGAGCAAGCAACGTCCCTGCCGGAGCCCGGTCTTTTCTGTCTCCACCCGGGGCACAGCTGCCCTCAGAtctgcctgccagcagcccccccagTCACCCAGGAGCGGGGATCCCACGTTACTCCTTAAATGCAGCCTGCTGTAGGGGCCAAGCAGATTATTCTTATTTCGGGGAGGAATCTGAAGCACAGACAAGCACACGAGAGCTGTCCCACGTTACTCTCCAAAAAGCAATCCCATCAATAACAAAGGTGCACAGCCCTTGGGTCCCCAGCAGCGGCACAGCTTTAACACA
This region of Aptenodytes patagonicus chromosome 4, bAptPat1.pri.cur, whole genome shotgun sequence genomic DNA includes:
- the PAIP2B gene encoding polyadenylate-binding protein-interacting protein 2B yields the protein MMNGSDLASTTASSPKSKEDQVVNGHDEKENNPFAEYMWMENEEDFNRQVEEELQEQEFLDRCFQEMLEEEDQDWFIPSRDLPQGMGQLQQQLNGLSVGDGHSSEDILSKSNLNPDAKEFVPGVKY